From the Prunus dulcis chromosome 4, ALMONDv2, whole genome shotgun sequence genome, one window contains:
- the LOC117625232 gene encoding receptor-like protein EIX2, with amino-acid sequence MLKSLQYLYLSDNQMNGSIPRSLGQLSELIRLDLFWNSWEGNITEAHFINLTNLKRFSIGPDLDDIEKPMSLVFNVSYDWVPPFKLLQIVITNCNVGPSFGVWLQSQTELADVFLCRTGISDSIPEQWLLKLSSQLEHLDLSYNQFRGRLSSNKLMRFPNLRIISLDHNQFEGPLPLWSTNATILDLESNLFSGPIPSNFDKLMPELKELYLSENHLNGTFPPSICNMQDLTIISLRSNHFFGEFPDTWSSESHIRIVDVAYNNLFGNIPTSMGVLNSLEILKLNNNNFGSKIPDSLHNCSVLKSIDLGDNKLFGSIPPWIGGSNVSMFYMLRLRLNFFTGHFPK; translated from the coding sequence ATGTTAAAAAGTTTGCAGTATTTGTACCTCTCTGATAATCAAATGAACGGGTCCATTCCACGAAGTCTAGGACAACTCTCCGAGCTAATTCGCCTCGATCTGTTTTGGAATTCTTGGGAAGGCAATATAACGGAAGCCCATTTCATTAATCTCACCAACTTGAAAAGGTTTTCAATAGGCCCCGATTTAGATGACATAGAGAAGCCCATGTCCCTCGTTTTCAACGTGTCTTATGATTGGGTTCCTCCTTTCAAGCTCCTCCAAATTGTTATTACCAACTGCAACGTAGGTCCTAGTTTTGGTGTATGGCTTCAATCTCAGACTGAACTGGCAGATGTCTTTCTTTGTAGAACTGGAATATCAGATTCTATACCAGAGCAATGGTTGTTGAAGCTATCTTCCCAACTTGAACATTTGGATTTATCTTACAACCAATTTCGAGGTAGGCTTTCATCCAACAAATTGATGAGATTTCCAAATTTAAGAATAATAAGTTTGGATCATAATCAATTTGAGGGCCCACTCCCACTTTGGTCCACTAATGCCACCATCCTTGATCTCGaaagcaatttattttctgGGCCAATCCCCTCTAATTTTGACAAGCTGATGCCCGAATTGAAAGAATTGTATCTTTCGGAGAATCATTTGAATGGAACTTTTCCACCTTCTATTTGCAACATGCAAGACCTGACAATCATTTCCCTGAGGAGCAATCATTTTTTCGGAGAATTCCCTGACACATGGAGTTCAGAGAGCCATATACGGATTGTAGATGTTGCCTACAACAATCTCTTTGGTAATATTCCCACTTCAATGGGAGTATTAAATTCTCTTGAAATATTGAAgctcaacaacaacaattttGGCAGTAAGATTCCCGATTCTTTGCACAATTGCTCTGTTTTAAAAAGTATCGATCTTGGAGACAACAAATTATTTGGGAGCATACCTCCATGGATAGGAGGATCAAATGTATCCATGTTCTACATGCTACGATTGCGATTGAACTTTTTTACTGGACATTTTCCCAAATAA
- the LOC117625233 gene encoding receptor-like protein EIX2 encodes MALAFVTKTVLMFARMKVSAAAIAEGFSYFEDVFAQSNVNWFTVLELYIAQNHLNGTIPLYLQRAKHDSPFSEKHQVIRRISLSMKFDYRCCIQESLSTAVKAKSICIEEERKALASFKQDFTDPSGRLSSWVGHDCCNWEGISCNNRTGHVSQMDLHNPYLDSTTEEEWDELAYNKSCLGGKINPSFLSLKHLHYLGLSCSNFEQIHIPNFFGKLQTLRYLNISFAEFAGEIPPSLGNLSNLNYVDAGCYLSLSSKIHSRNLNWLSHLSSLKYLNLNEVDLHGNTNWLHIVNMLPSLLELHLSHCGLVSHPLSLQRINFTSLSVLDLSFNDFNTSSFPSWIFNFTSLKRLDLNSNSFGAHFPDELGNLKSLEYLDLYQLGLKDSGVPRVLGNLCKLKTLSLGGKQF; translated from the exons ATGGCCCTTGCGTTCGTCACCAAAACTGTGCTCATGTTTGCAAGAATGAAGGTTTCAGCAGCGGCCATTGCCGAGGGCTTCTCCTACTTCGAAGATGTATTTGCACAAAGCAATGTTAATTGGTTCACGGTACTGGAATTGTATATTGCTCAGAATCATTTGAATGGTACTATTCCACTCTATTTGCAACGTGCAAAACATGATAGTCCTTTCTCTGAGAAGCACCAAGTTATCAGGAGAATTTCCTTAAGCATGAAATTTGACTATAGATGTTGCATACAAGAATCTCTCag TACTGCTGTGAAGGCGAAATCAATATGCATTGAGGAAGAAAGGAAAGCACTTGCGAGCTTCAAACAAGATTTTACTGATCCCTCTGGTAGGCTTTCTTCTTGGGTGGGTCATGATTGCTGCAACTGGGAAGGGATTTCATGCAACAACCGCACCGGTCATGTTTCCCAAATGGATCTCCACAATCCATATCTAGATTCCACGACTGAAGAAGAGTGGGACGAGTTGGCTTATAACAAGTCTTGCTTGGGGGGTAAGATAAATCCCTCTTTTCTTAGCTTGAAACACTTGCATTACCTGGGCTTAAGTTGCAGTAATTTTGAGCAGATCCACATTCCTAACTTCTTTGGAAAGCTTCAAACTCTGAGGTATCTCAATATCTCATTTGCAGAGTTTGCAGGAGAGATTCCCCCTTCTCTTGGTAACTTGTCAAACTTGAACTATGTTGATGCCGGTTGTTatttatctctctcttccaaaaTACATTCCAGAAACTTGAATTGGCTTTCTCATCTCTCTTCCCTAAAATACCTCAATCTCAATGAAGTGGATCTTcatggcaacacaaattgGCTGCATATTGTTAACATGCTTCCTTCCTTACTGGAGTTACACTTGTCTCATTGCGGATTAGTAAGTCATCCCCTATCTCTACAGAGGATTAACTTCACCTCACTTTCGGTCCTTGATCTTTCATTTAATGATTTCAATACTTCTTCATTTCCTAGCtggattttcaattttactAGCCTCAAAAGACTTGATCTAAACAGCAATTCTTTCGGTGCTCATTTTCCAGATGAACTTGGAAATCTCAAATCTCTTGAATACCTAGATTTATATCAGTTAGGGCTCAAAGATAGTGGAGTTCCCAGGGTCCTTGGAAACTTATGCAAGCTAAAGACATTAAGTCTTGGGGGGAAACAATTTTAG
- the LOC117624175 gene encoding glyceraldehyde-3-phosphate dehydrogenase GAPCP1, chloroplastic-like, whose amino-acid sequence MAASSLLRSTASAPLIEASRAELAASSSASFKVSSVGFGRNLSRPKVQSSIFGTSIPSGSSSLQICSARSVQPIKATATELPPTIQRSGCGGKTKVGINGFGRIGRLVLRVATSRDDIEVVAVNDPLVDAKYMAYMFKYDSTHGVFDGSISVVDDSTLEINGKTIKVVSKRDPAEIPWGDYGVEYVVESSGIFTTVEKASLHKKGGAKKVVISAPSADAPMFVVGVNERTYKPNMDIVSNASCTTNCLAPLAKVIHEEFGILEGLMTTVHATTATQKTVDGPSMKDWRGGRGAGQNIIPSSTGAAKAVGKVLPELNGKLTGMAFRVPTPNVSVVDLTCRLEKTSSYEDVKAAIRYAADGPLRGILGYTEEDVVSNDFVGDSRSSIFDAKAGLALSSSFVKLVSWYDNEWGYSNRVLDLIEHMALVAAS is encoded by the exons ATGGCGGCTTCTTCTCTGCTCAGATCTACAGCCTCAGCTCCGTTGATCGAAGCCTCGCGTGCTGAGCTCGCGGCCTCGTCCTCCGCTTCTTTCAAG GTGTCAAGCGTTGGATTTGGTCGCAATCTGAGCCGTCCAAAGGTGCAATCAAGCATATTTGGCACTTCCATCCCAAGCGGCTCGTCTTCTTTACA GATATGTAGCGCCAGGAGTGTCCAACCTATCAAAGCCACAGCCACTGAGCTACCACCCACAATCCAGA gaTCAGGGTGTGGTGGGAAGACAAAGGTTGGGATCAATG GGTTTGGTCGGATTGGAAGGTTGGTTCTCCGAGTAGCAACCTCTAGAGATGATATAGAAGTGGTTGCGGTCAATGATCCTTTAGTTGATGCTAAGTACATG GCTTACATGTTTAAGTATGACTCCACGCATGGAGTATTCGACGGATCAATTAGTGTTGTTGATGATTCCACCTTGGAAATAAATGGGAAGACGATTAAAGTTGTGAGCAAAAG AGATCCTGCGGAGATCCCTTGGGGTGATTATGGCGTTGAGTATGTTGTCGAATCTTCTGGGATTTTTACAACAGTTGAGAAGGCTTCATTACATAAAAAG GGTGGTGCAAAGAAAGTGGTAATATCAGCTCCGTCAGCAGATGCACCCATGTTTGTGGTAGGAGTAAATGAGCGTACATACAAGCCAAATATGGACATCGTTTCTAATGCAAGCTGTACTACCAACTGCCTTGCTCCTCTTGCCAAG GTGATTCATGAGGAATTTGGTATTCTTGAAGGTTTGATGACAACTGTGCATGCAACTACAg CAACACAAAAGACAGTTGATGGCCCTTCGATGAAGGATTGGAGAGGGGGCCGAGGAGCTGGACAGAATATCATCCCAAGTTCAACTGGTGCTGCAAAG GCTGTTGGAAAAGTTCTACCAGAACTGAATGGAAAGCTTACTGGTATGGCCTTCCGTGTCCCAACTCCTAATGTATCTGTGGTGGACTTAACTTGTCGACTTGAGAAGACTTCTTCTTATGAGGATGTCAAAGCAGCCATCAG GTATGCTGCTGATGGGCCACTTAGAGGCATCCTTGGTTACActgaagaagatgtagtatcCAATGATTTTGTTGGTGACTCAag GTCCAGTATATTTGATGCCAAGGCTGGGTTAGCACTTAGTTCTTCCTTCGTTAAGCTTGTTTCGTGGTACGACAATGAGTGGGGATACAG CAACCGAGTTTTGGACCTCATAGAGCACATGGCATTGGTGGCAGCATCATAA